Proteins encoded together in one Quercus lobata isolate SW786 chromosome 3, ValleyOak3.0 Primary Assembly, whole genome shotgun sequence window:
- the LOC115979050 gene encoding delta(3,5)-Delta(2,4)-dienoyl-CoA isomerase, peroxisomal isoform X1 has product MEKFKTLEILQKTPNSRVFHLYLNRPSHRNALSRDFFSEFPKALASLDQNPNVNVVVLSGVGNHFCSGIDLGTLGSISENSDSDDRGRGGEKLRRNIKYLQDAVTAIELCRKPVIASIQGACIGGGIDIVTACDIRYCTDDAFFSVKEVDLAITADLGTLQRLPAIVGYGNAMELALTGRRFSGSEAKQLGLVSRSFGSKEEMDEAVRLIAEDIASKSPLSVTGTKAVLLRSRDMSVEQGLDYVATWNSAMLLSDDLTEAISAYTQKRKPVFAKL; this is encoded by the exons ATGGagaaattcaaaaccctagaaatcTTGCAGAAAACCCCAAACTCCCGCGTCTTCCACCTCTACCTGAACCGTCCATCTCATCGCAACGCACTTTCACGTGACTTCTTCTCCGAATTCCCCAAAGCCCTCGCCTCCCTCGACCAAAACCCTAACGTCAACGTCGTAGTCCTCTCCGGCGTCGGAAACCACTTCTGCTCCGGGATCGACCTCGGAACCCTTGGCTCGATCTCCGAAAATTCCGACTCCGATGACCGCGGGCGCGGCGGAGAGAAGCTCCGGAGAAATATCAAGTACCTCCAGGACGCGGTCACCGCGATCGAGCTGTGCCGGAAGCCGGTGATTGCTAGTATCCAAGGGGCGTGCATTGGCGGTGGAATTGATATCGTGACCGCCTGTGACATAAGGTATTGTACGGACGACGCGTTCTTCTCGGTGAAGGAAGTTGATTTGGCAATAACCGCCGATCTCGGAACGCTTCAGAGGCTGCCAGCGATAGTCGGGTACGGTAACGCTATGGAGCTGGCTCTGACGGGTCGGAGGTTCTCGGGTTCGGAGGCGAAGCAGTTGGGTTTGGTTTCTAGGAGTTTCGGATCCAAGGAGGAAATGGATGAAGCAGTGAGACTTATCGCTGAGG ATATTGCTTCCAAGTCTCCCCTATCTGTCACGGGAACAAAAGCAGTGTTACTAAGAAGTAGGGATATGAGTGTGGAACAAGGGCTGGATTATGTTGCTACTTGGAACTCAGCTATGCTGTTGTCTGATGATTTAACGGAGGCAATCTCAGCATACACCCAGAAAAGAAAGCCTGTTTTTGCAAAGCTCTGA